A single genomic interval of Salinarchaeum sp. IM2453 harbors:
- a CDS encoding hemolysin family protein — translation MVFEVATAAIGLIELELGRSAILWIGAITLVILLGLSGFFSSSEIAMFSLPAHRVEPLVEEGRKGAKTLKQLKEQPHRLLVTILVGNNIVNIAMSSLATGLLAYYGVGQGASVAIATFGVTAVVLLFGEAAPKSYAVENSESWSLRIARPLKISEYLLLPLVVTFDHLSRYVNKLVGGRSTIESTYVTRSEIKDMITTGERAGVIEEDEREMLQRIFRFNNTIAKEIMTPRLDVTAVSTEDSIDDALATCVQSGHTRLPVYEGSLDNIIGVVIVEDLVRESVYGEREDITLSDLINPTLHVPESKNADELLTEMREQRVQLAIVIDEFGTTEGIVTMEDMVEEIVGEILEGEEPEPIEQIDDQTIIVQGEVNIEEVNEALDIELPEGEEFETIAGFIFNRAGRLVEEGEEIEYDDVSIRVETVENTRIREARIEREGTVAETTE, via the coding sequence ATGGTATTTGAGGTGGCAACTGCAGCAATAGGACTCATTGAGTTGGAGCTTGGTCGGTCAGCGATACTCTGGATTGGCGCAATCACACTTGTCATATTGTTAGGGTTATCTGGGTTTTTTTCTTCTTCAGAAATCGCCATGTTTTCGTTGCCAGCACATCGTGTTGAGCCGTTGGTTGAAGAAGGACGAAAAGGGGCAAAAACACTAAAACAACTAAAAGAGCAGCCTCATCGGCTGTTAGTGACAATTCTTGTTGGTAATAACATTGTTAATATTGCAATGTCGTCGCTTGCAACTGGGTTATTAGCGTATTATGGAGTCGGACAAGGTGCATCAGTTGCAATTGCTACATTCGGTGTAACAGCTGTTGTATTGTTATTCGGTGAAGCGGCACCAAAATCATATGCGGTTGAGAATTCAGAGTCATGGTCACTACGGATAGCGCGTCCACTGAAAATCTCTGAATATCTCTTATTACCGCTTGTCGTCACATTCGATCACCTCTCGCGATATGTGAATAAGCTGGTCGGCGGCCGATCAACAATTGAGAGTACATACGTGACTCGATCAGAGATCAAGGATATGATTACAACCGGCGAGCGAGCAGGTGTGATCGAAGAAGATGAACGAGAGATGTTGCAGCGGATTTTCCGGTTTAACAATACGATTGCAAAAGAAATCATGACACCGCGGTTGGATGTTACCGCAGTTTCTACAGAGGACTCAATCGATGATGCGTTAGCTACTTGCGTTCAGAGTGGACATACACGGTTACCTGTTTACGAAGGAAGTTTAGATAACATTATTGGGGTAGTCATTGTTGAAGATCTTGTTCGTGAAAGTGTCTATGGTGAACGAGAAGACATCACGTTGTCAGATCTTATCAATCCTACACTTCATGTTCCCGAATCAAAGAATGCAGATGAGTTGTTAACCGAGATGAGAGAGCAGCGAGTACAACTAGCGATTGTGATAGACGAATTTGGAACGACTGAAGGGATCGTCACGATGGAAGACATGGTAGAGGAAATTGTCGGTGAAATCTTGGAAGGAGAAGAGCCAGAACCAATCGAACAGATAGATGATCAAACAATCATCGTGCAGGGCGAGGTTAACATTGAAGAGGTGAACGAGGCATTAGATATTGAACTTCCTGAAGGAGAAGAGTTCGAAACAATTGCTGGGTTTATTTTCAACCGTGCTGGAAGGCTTGTTGAAGAGGGCGAAGAGATTGAATACGATGACGTGTCGATTCGCGTTGAAACTGTTGAAAATACCAGAATTCGAGAAGCAAGAATTGAACGAGAAGGGACAGTCGCTGAAACCACAGAATAG
- a CDS encoding inorganic phosphate transporter, which yields MVDIATLATLFIAVIASAFMSWSIGAGSSGSTPFAPAVGANAISIMRAGLLVGILCLAGAVLQGQNVTEAVGQELIIGEELSAQAAAIALSLAAALVAFGVFTGYPIATAFTVTGAVIGVGLAMGGAPAWEKYAEIGAMWILTPFIGGGVAYAVARFLREYDSPSVSMSLVGAVVGAMLVNIEFAVLGSNGDGSTIAAELSAFFTDTTMLGISLVTLVAAGLAGGILYQRTRTDRVTAQRRFLILLGSLVAFSAGGSQVGLTIGPLLPLLEPFSISITLILFGGGLGLLIGSWTGAPRMIKAISQDYSSLGPRRSIAALVPSFAIAQTAVLFGIPISFNEIIISAIIGSGYAVGGSSVSRRKMGITVLAWIASFVAALTVGYGAYTVTSLI from the coding sequence ATGGTAGATATTGCGACACTGGCGACGTTGTTTATCGCTGTTATAGCCAGTGCATTCATGTCGTGGTCTATTGGCGCCGGATCAAGTGGGTCTACGCCATTTGCTCCGGCTGTTGGTGCCAATGCGATTTCAATAATGCGGGCCGGACTTCTTGTTGGCATTTTATGTCTTGCTGGTGCCGTTTTACAAGGCCAAAATGTTACTGAAGCAGTTGGCCAGGAACTGATCATTGGAGAAGAGCTATCTGCTCAGGCCGCCGCAATTGCTCTTTCGCTCGCTGCTGCTCTTGTTGCTTTTGGTGTTTTTACAGGATATCCAATTGCTACTGCTTTCACCGTCACTGGTGCTGTTATTGGTGTTGGACTTGCCATGGGCGGTGCTCCAGCTTGGGAGAAATACGCTGAAATTGGCGCAATGTGGATTTTGACTCCTTTCATCGGCGGTGGTGTTGCCTATGCTGTTGCTAGATTTCTCCGCGAATATGATTCTCCATCTGTCTCGATGTCTCTTGTTGGAGCGGTTGTTGGCGCTATGCTCGTGAATATTGAATTTGCGGTGCTTGGGAGCAATGGTGACGGATCTACTATTGCTGCCGAACTCTCAGCATTTTTTACAGACACCACAATGCTTGGTATCTCGCTTGTCACCCTTGTTGCTGCAGGCCTTGCTGGCGGCATTCTTTACCAACGGACCCGTACTGATCGTGTCACTGCACAGCGACGGTTTCTAATTTTGCTTGGCAGCCTTGTTGCATTCTCTGCTGGTGGTAGTCAGGTTGGGCTTACCATTGGCCCTCTATTGCCTCTACTTGAACCCTTCTCGATTTCAATCACGCTGATTCTATTTGGTGGAGGACTGGGCTTACTTATTGGTTCGTGGACTGGTGCCCCCCGCATGATTAAGGCAATCTCACAGGACTACTCGTCGCTTGGCCCACGCCGATCTATCGCTGCTCTTGTTCCGTCGTTTGCAATTGCGCAAACTGCTGTACTTTTTGGTATTCCCATCTCTTTTAATGAGATTATCATCAGCGCAATCATTGGCAGCGGATATGCTGTTGGAGGCAGCTCAGTGAGCCGCCGTAAAATGGGAATAACCGTCCTTGCATGGATTGCTTCGTTTGTTGCGGCTTTAACAGTAGGGTACGGAGCTTACACTGTGACATCACTTATCTGA
- a CDS encoding DUF5828 family protein, with product MEESVSGFKVQSDWGDVVEHGERITQALRETGADEEYPDAFEEWDQWRPRAHETIDEDVSEKTAEQAHVKEGEGEQAGKDPDEDIKKAGEKLSESYEKLTEDREKAVGRWSESIDYVTRAADSASRKAIRKVEDTVYKRVMTQLAPYYFDNDLISANIQQTDQGEFTFEVNVNDDELKDAVSEQLHTYDDEIKRWHVTTEKETEQIEAAEGIESLPSTEDSEESKHTVN from the coding sequence ATGGAAGAAAGCGTATCTGGATTCAAAGTTCAAAGCGATTGGGGAGATGTCGTTGAACATGGTGAGCGGATTACACAGGCACTCCGCGAAACTGGTGCTGATGAAGAGTACCCTGATGCGTTTGAAGAGTGGGACCAATGGCGCCCTCGTGCTCATGAAACTATTGATGAAGATGTGAGCGAGAAAACCGCTGAACAAGCACACGTCAAAGAGGGTGAAGGAGAACAAGCAGGAAAGGACCCTGATGAAGATATTAAAAAAGCAGGCGAAAAGCTCAGCGAGTCATATGAAAAACTGACTGAAGACCGTGAAAAGGCTGTTGGCCGCTGGAGTGAGTCAATCGATTATGTCACTCGTGCCGCTGACTCTGCAAGCCGGAAGGCGATTAGAAAAGTCGAAGATACGGTCTACAAGCGCGTGATGACACAACTCGCTCCATACTACTTTGACAATGACCTCATTAGTGCAAATATTCAACAGACCGACCAGGGAGAATTTACCTTCGAGGTTAATGTCAACGATGATGAGTTAAAAGACGCTGTTTCAGAACAACTCCATACATACGATGATGAAATTAAACGCTGGCATGTCACAACCGAGAAAGAAACCGAGCAAATTGAGGCTGCTGAAGGTATTGAATCTCTCCCGTCTACAGAAGATTCTGAAGAGTCTAAACATACTGTCAACTAA
- a CDS encoding YigZ family protein has translation MTDSYRTITSQGQASFEIQGSEFIGYVAPVQSIDAAESFISAIRGQHPDATHNVPAYRVREGDFLREYENDDNEPSGSAGQPIMNVLQGENLENVAAVVTRYYGGTNLGIGGLVSAYSRAAAEAIETADIITQRPQQRFDVQVTYDDSGTVRGILESSQAEFTAQYEEDVVFSIQIDEDATISLKDRIQSATSGRAQITE, from the coding sequence ATGACTGACAGTTATCGTACGATCACTTCTCAGGGACAGGCCTCTTTTGAGATACAAGGATCGGAGTTCATCGGTTATGTGGCTCCCGTCCAGTCTATCGATGCTGCTGAATCATTTATATCAGCAATCCGGGGGCAGCATCCAGACGCAACACATAATGTTCCAGCATATCGGGTTCGAGAAGGCGACTTTCTTCGTGAATACGAGAATGATGATAACGAGCCAAGTGGATCTGCAGGCCAACCGATAATGAATGTTCTACAGGGGGAAAATCTTGAGAATGTTGCTGCTGTTGTCACACGGTACTACGGAGGGACTAATCTTGGTATTGGTGGACTTGTAAGCGCGTATTCGCGGGCCGCCGCCGAAGCAATCGAAACAGCTGACATCATAACCCAGCGGCCACAGCAACGCTTTGATGTTCAGGTGACGTATGATGACTCTGGTACTGTTCGTGGTATTCTAGAGAGTAGTCAAGCCGAATTTACGGCACAGTATGAGGAAGACGTTGTTTTCTCAATCCAAATCGATGAAGACGCGACTATCTCTCTCAAGGACCGCATCCAAAGCGCAACAAGTGGTCGAGCACAGATCACTGAATAA
- a CDS encoding amino acid-binding protein, which yields MFEQIMEKFEGSPSQQTVIRLLLERGFSVNDEGRVVSGGIEIPNTGIARELGVDRRVVDSTTDAILEDDELRRIFQNISQVPSLMDLGPVLDLTVLTVAVRDAEERGIVADVSALLAEYDITIRQLITEDPEFTDEPRLHVVSDEELPGELINDLTNLPYVRSVEIQ from the coding sequence ATGTTCGAACAAATAATGGAGAAGTTCGAAGGCAGCCCGAGCCAACAGACTGTTATTCGACTATTACTTGAGCGAGGGTTTTCCGTGAACGATGAAGGTCGAGTTGTTTCTGGTGGAATTGAAATTCCCAATACGGGAATTGCCCGTGAACTTGGTGTTGATCGGCGCGTTGTTGACTCAACAACAGATGCCATCCTTGAAGATGACGAACTTCGTCGTATCTTCCAAAATATATCACAGGTTCCAAGCCTTATGGATTTGGGCCCTGTTCTTGATTTGACGGTCCTAACTGTTGCAGTGCGTGATGCTGAGGAACGGGGTATTGTCGCCGACGTTTCTGCGCTTCTAGCTGAATATGATATTACTATTCGGCAGCTTATTACCGAGGATCCTGAGTTCACTGATGAACCCCGGTTGCATGTTGTCAGTGATGAAGAACTTCCCGGTGAGTTGATTAATGATCTTACTAACTTACCATATGTTCGATCAGTCGAGATACAATGA
- the hisB gene encoding imidazoleglycerol-phosphate dehydratase HisB codes for MTSRAAAKTRSTAETEIEVTLEVDGDGEATVDTGIGFFDHMLTSFAKHGLFDITVSCDGDLNIDDHHTVEDVGIVLGTAFDEALGDRSRITRFADRRVPLDESVAGVVVDLSGRPRFYFDGDFSQSAVGDFTSDMARHFFESFAMQSNITLHTEVSGANAHHEIEALFKATARALDDATRIDQRRSGTPSTKNSL; via the coding sequence ATGACTTCCAGAGCAGCGGCAAAAACCCGATCCACAGCCGAAACTGAAATTGAAGTTACCCTCGAAGTTGATGGCGATGGTGAAGCAACCGTTGATACCGGAATTGGCTTTTTTGATCACATGTTGACGTCATTTGCCAAACATGGTCTCTTTGATATTACCGTCTCTTGTGATGGTGACCTAAACATCGATGATCATCACACTGTAGAGGATGTTGGTATTGTCCTTGGTACTGCCTTTGATGAGGCTCTTGGTGACCGTAGTCGAATCACTCGATTTGCAGATCGGCGGGTTCCGCTTGATGAGTCTGTAGCCGGTGTCGTCGTTGATCTATCTGGTCGTCCCCGGTTTTATTTTGATGGAGACTTTTCTCAATCCGCTGTTGGTGATTTTACCAGCGATATGGCTCGGCACTTTTTTGAGTCATTTGCCATGCAATCGAATATAACCCTCCACACTGAGGTTTCTGGAGCAAATGCTCACCACGAAATTGAAGCTCTGTTCAAAGCAACTGCTCGAGCACTTGATGATGCAACACGTATCGACCAACGGCGTAGTGGCACCCCTAGCACCAAAAATTCACTGTGA
- the hisA gene encoding 1-(5-phosphoribosyl)-5-[(5-phosphoribosylamino)methylideneamino]imidazole-4-carboxamide isomerase, with the protein MDSASFEIIPAVDIQDGQAVQLIGGKRGTGSEYGDPVKTARDWIDAGAQTLHIVDLDGAFEGKRVNAETIESIVDLSDTVTIQVGGGIRTASDAIELLDLGVDRVILGTAAVENPSIVEEINDRRPDSVVVSLDAKNGEVVVEGWTEGTGIAPAEAASRYENLGAAAILFTDVDVEGQLAGVRSEHTAAVVDAVNIPVIASGGVATQEDIQELQSTGASAVVIGSALYEGELTFDEALSAVQSVR; encoded by the coding sequence ATGGACTCAGCGTCATTTGAGATTATTCCAGCCGTTGATATTCAAGATGGCCAGGCCGTCCAGCTAATCGGCGGGAAACGTGGTACTGGTAGTGAATATGGTGATCCAGTCAAAACTGCACGAGATTGGATTGATGCTGGTGCTCAGACACTTCATATCGTTGATCTTGATGGTGCTTTTGAGGGTAAGCGAGTTAATGCAGAGACAATCGAATCGATTGTCGATTTATCTGACACTGTCACAATTCAGGTTGGCGGAGGAATCCGTACCGCTTCTGATGCTATTGAACTTCTTGATCTTGGAGTTGATCGCGTTATCTTGGGTACTGCAGCGGTTGAAAACCCGAGTATTGTGGAAGAGATCAATGATCGCCGGCCAGATAGTGTTGTTGTAAGCCTTGACGCAAAAAATGGTGAAGTGGTCGTTGAGGGTTGGACTGAAGGAACAGGGATTGCCCCAGCAGAGGCAGCATCTCGGTACGAGAATCTGGGTGCAGCCGCGATTCTGTTCACTGATGTTGATGTTGAAGGACAATTAGCCGGTGTCCGGTCAGAGCACACCGCTGCTGTTGTTGACGCTGTTAATATTCCTGTAATTGCAAGCGGTGGCGTTGCAACGCAGGAAGATATCCAAGAATTACAATCTACGGGGGCGTCTGCCGTTGTTATTGGTTCTGCATTGTATGAAGGAGAATTAACGTTTGATGAAGCACTGTCTGCCGTTCAGTCTGTAAGATAG
- the mdh gene encoding malate dehydrogenase, giving the protein MTKVSVVGAAGTVGAAAGYNIAYRDIADELVFVDIPDKEDETIGEAADTNHGVAYDSNTTVRQGDYSDTAGSDVVVITAGIPRQPGQTRIDLAEDNAPIMEDIQSSLAEYNEDFITVTTSNPVDLLNRHLYESGSRSREQVIGFGGRLDSARFRYVLSERFEVPVQNIDATILGEHGDAQVPVFSKVRVNGTDPAFSADEREEILSDLQASAMDVIERKGATQWGPATGVAHIVESILHDTGEVLPCSVALDGEYGYDDTAMGVPVKLGSDGVEEVIEWDLNEEEYELLDDAAEKLSDQYEKIS; this is encoded by the coding sequence ATGACGAAGGTAAGCGTAGTTGGTGCCGCGGGCACTGTTGGTGCCGCGGCCGGCTACAATATCGCGTATCGTGACATTGCTGATGAACTGGTTTTTGTAGATATTCCGGACAAGGAAGACGAGACAATCGGTGAAGCAGCGGATACCAACCACGGTGTTGCATACGATTCAAACACGACTGTCCGGCAAGGAGACTACTCTGATACCGCTGGCTCAGATGTTGTCGTTATCACAGCTGGTATCCCTCGTCAACCTGGCCAGACCCGTATTGATTTGGCTGAAGATAATGCTCCGATTATGGAGGATATCCAATCTTCATTGGCAGAGTACAACGAAGATTTCATTACTGTCACTACTTCCAATCCTGTTGATCTCCTTAATCGTCATCTCTACGAATCTGGATCCCGTTCTCGAGAGCAGGTTATTGGATTTGGTGGCCGACTTGACTCTGCTCGGTTCAGATATGTGCTATCGGAACGGTTTGAGGTACCGGTCCAGAATATAGATGCAACAATCTTGGGTGAACACGGTGATGCACAGGTTCCTGTCTTCTCGAAAGTCCGAGTAAACGGGACGGATCCAGCATTCTCCGCTGATGAACGCGAAGAAATTCTATCTGATCTTCAAGCATCCGCAATGGATGTGATCGAGCGTAAAGGTGCAACACAGTGGGGACCAGCTACCGGTGTTGCTCACATTGTTGAATCGATCCTTCATGATACTGGAGAAGTACTTCCATGCTCCGTTGCCCTCGATGGTGAATATGGATATGATGATACTGCGATGGGCGTACCGGTTAAACTTGGCTCTGATGGAGTTGAAGAGGTAATTGAGTGGGACCTTAACGAAGAAGAATACGAACTCCTTGATGACGCTGCAGAAAAACTCTCTGATCAATACGAAAAAATCTCGTAA